In a single window of the Chondrocystis sp. NIES-4102 genome:
- a CDS encoding glutaredoxin 2, translating into MQLILYSKPGCHLCEGLQEKLAEVSNIDFELEVRDITTRDDWFAVYQYEIPVLCQKLPEGEKPLPRLSPRASVAKLEQMLQKNLTIVG; encoded by the coding sequence ATGCAGTTAATTTTATACAGTAAACCTGGTTGTCATCTCTGTGAAGGATTGCAAGAAAAACTTGCAGAGGTTAGTAATATTGATTTTGAATTGGAAGTCCGTGATATTACTACCCGTGATGATTGGTTTGCAGTTTATCAATATGAAATTCCTGTGCTTTGTCAAAAATTACCTGAAGGAGAAAAACCCTTACCCCGTCTATCTCCTCGCGCCTCAGTAGCTAAATTGGAGCAAATGTTACAGAAAAATTTAACAATTGTCGGTTAA
- a CDS encoding UDP-N-acetylmuramyl-tripeptide synthetase, whose product MMKLRELLAKVNLQQPEHSALDLEVNRVCTNSHACRQGDLFIGMPGTRVDGGEFWRSAVGQGAIAAVVSKQAADKQPPSSDICIIQTEDMIDTCSAIAAAFYDYPASKLNTVGVTGTNGKTTTSHLIEYFLLNAQRPTALFGTLYSRWQGYSQTATHTTPFAVELQAKLAEAVEAGNEYAVMEVSSHALAQGRVKGCGFEVAVFTNLTQDHLDYHRDMEDYFQAKALLFTPEYLEGKAIINLDDPYGKRLIKQLNNDQVWTYSVTDQDADLYTSSLDYQPTGVSGVLHTPVGEVKFNSPLVGQFNLANLLAAVGAGLHLGLDLNQIAASLPQFTGVPGRMERVQINPNQDISVIVDYAHTPDSLENLLKAARPFISGRMICVFGCGGDRDRTKRPLMGKIAAELADIAVVTSDNPRTENPEQILKDVVAGIPDHLQPIVISDRATAIATAIKDAQPGDGVLIAGKGHEDYQILGTEKIHFDDREQARNALGDR is encoded by the coding sequence ATGATGAAGCTGCGTGAATTATTAGCTAAAGTCAATCTTCAGCAACCTGAGCATTCCGCTCTTGATTTGGAAGTTAACCGAGTTTGTACCAATTCCCATGCTTGTAGACAAGGGGATTTATTTATTGGGATGCCTGGTACAAGAGTAGATGGGGGAGAATTTTGGCGTAGTGCAGTAGGACAAGGAGCGATCGCAGCAGTGGTAAGTAAACAGGCTGCTGATAAACAACCTCCTTCCTCGGATATCTGTATAATTCAAACGGAAGATATGATCGATACCTGTAGTGCGATCGCAGCAGCTTTTTATGACTATCCTGCTAGTAAATTAAATACTGTTGGTGTCACAGGTACTAATGGTAAAACTACCACCAGTCATTTGATTGAATATTTTTTACTCAATGCACAACGCCCCACTGCTTTATTTGGCACTCTTTATAGCCGTTGGCAAGGATACAGTCAAACCGCCACCCACACCACACCCTTTGCTGTGGAATTGCAAGCCAAACTCGCAGAAGCAGTAGAGGCGGGTAATGAATATGCAGTGATGGAAGTTAGTTCTCATGCTTTAGCCCAAGGTAGGGTTAAAGGTTGTGGTTTTGAAGTTGCAGTATTTACTAATTTGACTCAAGATCATCTTGATTATCATCGGGATATGGAGGATTATTTCCAGGCGAAAGCTTTATTATTTACTCCTGAATATCTCGAAGGGAAGGCAATTATTAATTTAGATGATCCTTATGGTAAGCGTCTAATTAAACAATTAAATAATGATCAAGTTTGGACTTATAGCGTTACTGATCAAGATGCCGATTTATACACCAGTAGTTTAGACTATCAACCCACAGGGGTTAGTGGTGTGCTGCATACCCCCGTTGGCGAAGTAAAGTTTAATTCTCCCCTAGTTGGACAATTTAACCTGGCTAATCTTCTAGCAGCAGTCGGCGCAGGCTTACATCTAGGCTTAGATTTAAATCAGATAGCAGCGAGTTTACCCCAGTTTACAGGTGTACCAGGCAGAATGGAACGGGTGCAAATTAATCCTAACCAAGATATTAGTGTAATCGTTGATTATGCCCATACCCCCGATAGTTTAGAAAATTTACTTAAAGCTGCACGTCCGTTTATTAGTGGTAGAATGATCTGTGTCTTTGGTTGTGGTGGCGATCGCGATCGCACTAAAAGACCTTTAATGGGTAAAATTGCTGCCGAACTTGCTGATATTGCAGTAGTTACTTCCGATAACCCACGTACAGAAAATCCTGAACAGATCCTTAAAGATGTAGTTGCAGGTATTCCTGATCATCTACAACCTATTGTAATTAGTGATCGAGCCACAGCGATCGCCACGGCTATTAAAGATGCCCAACCAGGCGACGGTGTATTAATTGCAGGCAAAGGGCATGAAGACTATCAGATTCTTGGTACAGAAAAAATTCACTTCGATGATCGTGAACAAGCTAGAAATGCTTTAGGCGATCGTTAA
- the recR gene encoding recombination protein RecR — translation MVADSRDIIALEKTREYGGLYHALGGVISPMDGIGPEQLNIESLVRRVTKNDIQEIILAINPSVEGETTTLYINGLLKPFTKVTRIAFGLPMGGDLEYADEVTLARALEGRRELD, via the coding sequence GTGGTGGCTGATTCTCGCGATATTATTGCTTTGGAAAAAACTAGAGAATACGGTGGTTTATATCACGCCTTGGGTGGAGTGATTTCGCCAATGGATGGTATTGGGCCAGAACAGCTTAATATTGAATCTTTAGTCCGTAGAGTGACTAAAAACGACATTCAAGAGATTATTTTGGCAATTAACCCCAGTGTCGAAGGGGAAACCACCACCCTATATATTAATGGTTTATTAAAACCTTTTACTAAAGTCACTAGAATTGCCTTCGGTTTACCTATGGGCGGAGATTTAGAATATGCCGACGAAGTTACCCTTGCTAGGGCGTTAGAAGGTAGAAGGGAATTGGATTGA
- the gnd gene encoding 6-phosphogluconate dehydrogenase gives MAKRTFGVIGLAVMGENLALNVESRGFPIAVYNRTAEKTRLFMDERAQGKDIKAAYSLEEFVQTLERPRNILVMVKAGKPVDAVIDQLRPLLDEGDTIIDGGNSLYEDTERRTRDLESTGLGFMGMGVSGGEEGALNGPSLMPGGTKAGYQDLEPILTKIAAQVDDGPCVTYIGPGGAGHYVKMVHNGIEYGDMQLIAEAYDLMKNALDLSGEELHQVFQQWNETDELNSFLIEITADIFKYKDTQTQQPLVDFILDAAGQKGTGRWTVVSSLELGVPIPTIYAAVNARVMSAFKEERVAASQQIAAPGVKYEGDKQEFINQVRDALYCSKMCSYAQGMALLSKASNEFHFKLNLGEIARIWKGGCIIQAGFLGKIKKAFDENPDLPNLLLAPEFKQSIIDRQSAWREVLITANRLGIAVPAFSSSLDYFDSYRRATLPQNLTQAQRDYFGAHTYERIDRKRGELFHTEWTKVSEQSLQTSSETTE, from the coding sequence ATGGCAAAAAGAACTTTTGGAGTAATTGGTTTAGCGGTGATGGGGGAGAATCTCGCCCTCAATGTGGAAAGCCGAGGTTTTCCGATCGCCGTTTATAATCGTACTGCCGAGAAAACCAGGCTATTTATGGATGAAAGGGCGCAGGGTAAAGATATTAAAGCTGCCTATTCTTTAGAGGAATTTGTTCAGACTTTAGAACGTCCTCGTAACATTTTGGTAATGGTTAAAGCAGGTAAGCCAGTTGATGCTGTAATTGATCAATTAAGACCCTTACTAGATGAAGGGGATACAATTATTGACGGTGGCAATTCCCTCTACGAAGACACAGAACGGCGTACCAGAGATTTAGAATCTACAGGATTAGGTTTTATGGGTATGGGCGTTAGTGGTGGCGAAGAAGGCGCACTAAATGGGCCCAGTTTGATGCCTGGAGGAACAAAAGCAGGTTATCAGGATCTAGAACCAATTCTTACTAAAATTGCTGCCCAAGTTGATGATGGTCCCTGTGTTACCTATATTGGGCCAGGAGGAGCAGGTCATTATGTCAAAATGGTGCATAATGGCATTGAATATGGGGATATGCAGTTAATTGCAGAAGCATACGACTTGATGAAAAATGCTTTAGATTTATCTGGAGAAGAACTACATCAAGTATTTCAACAGTGGAATGAAACCGATGAGTTAAATTCTTTCCTGATTGAAATTACCGCCGATATTTTCAAATATAAGGATACACAAACTCAGCAACCACTAGTTGACTTTATTTTAGATGCTGCGGGACAAAAAGGTACGGGGCGTTGGACAGTAGTTAGTTCTCTAGAATTAGGTGTGCCTATTCCAACTATCTATGCTGCGGTGAATGCACGGGTGATGTCTGCTTTTAAGGAAGAAAGAGTTGCAGCTTCACAACAAATTGCTGCCCCAGGTGTTAAATATGAAGGGGATAAGCAAGAGTTTATCAATCAAGTTCGGGATGCTTTATACTGTTCTAAAATGTGTTCCTATGCCCAAGGAATGGCATTATTGAGTAAAGCTAGTAATGAATTTCACTTTAAGCTGAATTTGGGAGAAATAGCCCGCATTTGGAAAGGAGGATGTATTATTCAGGCAGGTTTCTTAGGCAAAATTAAAAAAGCCTTCGATGAAAATCCTGATTTACCTAATCTGTTACTCGCCCCTGAATTTAAGCAATCAATTATAGATCGTCAGTCTGCTTGGCGTGAAGTATTAATTACCGCAAATCGCTTAGGTATTGCTGTTCCTGCATTCAGTTCTTCTCTAGACTATTTTGATAGCTACCGTCGTGCTACTCTACCTCAGAATTTGACTCAGGCTCAAAGAGATTATTTTGGGGCGCATACTTACGAACGAATTGATAGAAAAAGAGGTGAGCTTTTCCATACAGAGTGGACAAAAGTTAGCGAACAATCTTTGCAAACTAGTAGTGAAACTACAGAATAA
- a CDS encoding S-adenosyl-methyltransferase MraW — protein sequence MTTQETNKFEHRSVLSRELIALLDVCPEGMYLDATVGGGGHSQLILTSEENIKLIAIDRDQSAIASVKNRLANYYPQQLTFWWGNFADYQPNGILFDGIIADLGVSSPQLDIAERGFSFRNSAPLDMRMDQTKDLTAATIVNHWQETSLANLIYEYGEERFSRRIAQKIVQQRPFQTTTQLAEAIASVVPGKYRHGRIHPATRTFQALRIEVNQELESLEKFIAQAPTWLKPGGKIGIISFHSLEDRIVKHRFRHNELLKVITKKPIIAQTDEQRENPRSRSAKLRFAQRQDN from the coding sequence GTGACAACACAGGAAACTAATAAATTCGAGCATCGTTCTGTGTTAAGTCGTGAATTGATTGCACTTTTAGATGTCTGCCCTGAAGGGATGTATCTCGACGCTACAGTAGGCGGTGGTGGACATAGTCAATTGATTTTGACGAGTGAGGAAAATATTAAACTAATTGCCATAGATCGAGATCAAAGCGCGATCGCCAGTGTTAAAAATAGACTTGCTAATTACTATCCACAGCAACTAACATTTTGGTGGGGAAATTTTGCCGATTATCAACCAAATGGTATATTATTTGACGGTATTATTGCCGATCTTGGGGTAAGCTCTCCTCAGCTAGATATAGCAGAACGTGGCTTTAGTTTTCGTAACTCTGCGCCTTTGGATATGCGTATGGATCAAACTAAGGATTTAACCGCAGCTACTATTGTCAACCATTGGCAGGAGACATCTTTAGCCAACTTAATATATGAATATGGAGAGGAAAGGTTTTCTCGTCGTATCGCCCAAAAAATAGTACAGCAGCGTCCTTTTCAGACTACCACACAATTAGCAGAAGCGATCGCCTCAGTTGTCCCTGGTAAATATCGTCATGGTAGAATTCATCCTGCAACTCGCACTTTTCAGGCTTTGCGCATCGAAGTTAATCAAGAATTGGAGTCTTTAGAGAAATTTATCGCTCAAGCTCCCACTTGGTTAAAACCTGGCGGAAAAATTGGCATTATTAGTTTTCATAGCCTCGAAGATCGTATTGTTAAACATCGTTTTCGACACAATGAACTATTAAAAGTAATCACCAAGAAACCTATTATTGCTCAAACAGACGAGCAACGGGAAAATCCCCGATCGCGATCGGCTAAATTAAGATTTGCTCAAAGGCAAGATAATTAA
- the feoA gene encoding ferrous iron transport protein A yields MTQAINRKATPSQGLRGYKEFIFIGNCDYQSPSPSRKSLSSLTNTQTLDTSAMGNLLTITQLQTSKQITDQLNSLDLKPGVTVQLTSKTNNGSVVVSHNNRLIGIGATIAQKVIVTSAQ; encoded by the coding sequence ATGACTCAGGCTATAAATCGTAAAGCTACGCCATCACAAGGACTTCGAGGGTATAAAGAATTTATATTTATTGGTAATTGTGATTATCAGTCTCCTTCTCCCTCCAGAAAAAGCTTATCTTCCCTTACAAATACTCAAACTTTAGATACTAGTGCTATGGGTAACTTGCTAACCATTACCCAACTTCAAACATCTAAACAAATCACAGATCAATTAAACAGTTTAGATTTAAAGCCAGGAGTAACAGTACAGTTAACCAGCAAAACCAATAATGGCTCAGTTGTAGTCAGCCATAACAATAGATTAATTGGAATTGGTGCAACAATTGCCCAAAAAGTAATCGTCACTTCTGCTCAATAG
- a CDS encoding FeoA family protein, which produces METTISIYELSLGSVAVVVGYSRVYGGYIGKLISKGLTPGTLFVLLNLALDKGTVQIMLEDKIITLSKPEANALCIESVTDDD; this is translated from the coding sequence ATGGAAACAACAATTAGTATTTACGAGTTATCTTTAGGATCGGTAGCGGTTGTAGTTGGTTACAGTCGAGTTTATGGCGGTTATATCGGTAAATTAATATCCAAAGGTTTAACACCTGGTACTCTTTTCGTTTTGCTTAATTTGGCTTTAGATAAAGGGACGGTGCAAATTATGTTAGAAGATAAAATTATTACCCTATCTAAACCAGAGGCTAATGCTCTTTGTATAGAAAGTGTCACCGATGATGATTAG
- a CDS encoding peptidase U62 modulator of DNA gyrase gives MTLAPLNILISPSEALSLIDKAIANSQADEVFVTLSAKETALSRFSENQISQNIRKQTFTLTVTSYFGRRSASASTTELDTEAIIQTLRRAEDLARIAPEDPEWVELVTPQTYTERLPAFDQATASLSPLKAGAIIQQVCNQAKQAGVNGSGTLSTQVTLDAIGNSTGLRGCDRTTEADFSFTARVDDGSSWNQCRAWSIDHLPITELTEKVIARAIASRHPQAIEPGDYTVIFEPNAMASLVPWIIWNLDARSADEGRSFMSRSDENGQPIGNRVGEQLFSPIVQIERNGEHPLLQSGRFFSDGLSSDRLEIIKDGIPQTLAYSRYWAKQQNIRATGSLYPIVMAGSDQSVADLIASTQKGILVSRAWYVRFVNAKTLEVTGMTRDGTFLIEDGKLSYPIKNLRFNQSLPKMLNNLVAVSQAQRCGSNIIPGAKVANFHFSSITDSV, from the coding sequence ATGACTTTAGCTCCTCTCAACATTCTGATTTCCCCTAGCGAAGCTCTTAGTTTAATAGACAAGGCGATCGCCAACTCCCAAGCTGATGAGGTTTTTGTTACCCTCAGTGCCAAGGAAACCGCCCTCAGCCGTTTTTCGGAAAATCAAATCAGTCAAAATATTCGTAAGCAAACCTTTACTCTAACCGTAACTAGTTATTTCGGTCGGCGTAGTGCTTCTGCCTCAACTACAGAATTAGATACCGAGGCAATTATTCAAACTTTACGGCGTGCTGAAGATCTTGCCCGTATTGCCCCTGAAGATCCTGAGTGGGTAGAACTCGTTACGCCACAAACCTATACTGAACGCTTGCCAGCCTTCGATCAAGCCACAGCTAGTTTATCACCACTCAAAGCAGGTGCAATTATCCAACAGGTATGTAACCAAGCCAAACAAGCAGGAGTTAATGGTTCAGGTACACTTAGCACGCAAGTAACACTGGATGCTATTGGTAATTCGACTGGGTTGAGAGGCTGCGATCGCACTACAGAAGCAGATTTTAGTTTTACAGCCCGTGTAGATGATGGTTCTAGTTGGAATCAATGCAGGGCTTGGAGTATAGATCACCTACCAATTACTGAGTTAACAGAGAAAGTTATAGCAAGAGCGATCGCCTCACGTCATCCACAAGCAATTGAACCTGGAGACTATACGGTAATCTTTGAGCCTAATGCAATGGCAAGTTTAGTACCTTGGATTATTTGGAATTTAGATGCACGTTCTGCCGATGAAGGGCGTTCTTTTATGTCTCGTAGCGATGAGAATGGACAGCCTATAGGTAATCGAGTTGGGGAACAATTATTTAGTCCTATTGTACAAATAGAAAGGAATGGGGAACATCCATTATTACAATCAGGAAGATTTTTTAGCGATGGATTGAGTAGCGATCGCCTTGAAATTATTAAAGATGGCATTCCCCAAACCCTTGCCTATAGTCGTTACTGGGCAAAACAGCAAAACATTCGGGCAACGGGGTCGCTATATCCTATAGTGATGGCAGGTTCAGATCAAAGTGTCGCAGATTTGATAGCTAGTACCCAAAAAGGTATCTTAGTTAGTCGGGCTTGGTATGTCCGCTTTGTTAATGCCAAAACCTTAGAAGTAACAGGGATGACGCGAGACGGTACTTTTTTAATAGAAGATGGCAAGCTTAGTTACCCAATTAAAAACCTGCGCTTTAATCAATCCCTACCTAAGATGCTGAATAATCTGGTAGCTGTAAGCCAAGCTCAACGCTGCGGTAGTAATATTATTCCTGGTGCAAAAGTTGCCAATTTTCATTTTAGTAGCATTACCGACAGTGTATAA
- a CDS encoding Na+/H+ antiporter, translated as MTDTIYTLTWNWRNYSPLFATASTESTSADGTLVLAGVLLSFVVIYFASKLGGEICSRINLPPVLGELVGGVLIGVSAFRLLVFPEGGSLAEDSLIITLLQNTAGLSPEAAPSVFAAQSEVITLLSELGVIILLFEIGLESDLKELIRVGPLAAVVATVGVIVPFVLGTLGLIYLFHIPTIPAVFAGAALTATSIGITAKVLAELGQLSSEEGQIIIGAAVLDDILGIVVLAVVASLVKTGEIQISNIIYLVISAAAFLIGSILIGRLISPLFVGLVNEMKTRGQVLITGLIFAFALSYIATVINLEGILGAFAAGLILAETEKHKELETQIIPLADFFVPIFFVCVGAKTDISVLNPAVPSNREGLIIATFLILVAILGKVITGFTVFGNPNLNKLAIGVGMIPRGEVGLVFAGVGSASGALSEATEAAIIVMVIATTFIAPPLLRLVFKEKETIAQAVDKVEE; from the coding sequence ATGACCGATACTATTTATACGTTAACTTGGAATTGGCGAAATTACTCCCCTCTTTTTGCTACTGCCTCTACAGAATCAACTTCAGCCGACGGTACATTAGTATTAGCAGGAGTTTTACTAAGTTTCGTGGTAATCTATTTTGCCAGTAAACTCGGAGGTGAAATTTGTTCCCGTATTAATTTACCTCCAGTCTTAGGAGAATTAGTAGGTGGGGTATTAATTGGGGTCTCTGCCTTTCGCCTTTTAGTTTTTCCTGAGGGCGGTAGTTTAGCAGAAGACTCTTTAATAATTACTTTATTACAAAACACCGCAGGATTATCTCCAGAAGCTGCACCATCGGTATTTGCTGCCCAAAGCGAGGTCATTACTTTATTATCAGAACTGGGAGTAATTATACTCTTATTTGAAATCGGCTTAGAGTCTGACCTTAAAGAATTAATTCGTGTTGGGCCTTTGGCTGCTGTAGTTGCGACCGTTGGAGTAATCGTTCCTTTTGTTCTAGGTACATTAGGCTTAATTTATCTTTTTCATATTCCAACAATTCCTGCGGTTTTTGCTGGGGCTGCTTTAACTGCTACGAGTATCGGCATCACTGCTAAAGTTTTGGCAGAATTAGGACAACTCAGTTCCGAAGAAGGTCAAATTATTATAGGTGCTGCGGTACTAGATGATATTTTAGGGATTGTGGTTTTAGCAGTTGTTGCAAGCTTAGTTAAAACTGGTGAAATTCAAATAAGCAATATTATTTATCTCGTAATTAGTGCTGCTGCCTTCCTAATAGGGTCAATTCTAATCGGTCGCTTAATCAGTCCTCTGTTTGTCGGGTTAGTAAATGAAATGAAAACCCGTGGTCAAGTACTAATTACAGGCTTGATATTTGCCTTTGCTCTCTCCTATATTGCTACTGTAATTAATTTAGAAGGAATTTTAGGAGCTTTTGCAGCAGGTTTAATTTTAGCTGAAACCGAAAAACATAAAGAATTAGAAACGCAGATAATCCCTTTAGCTGACTTTTTTGTACCTATATTTTTTGTCTGTGTTGGAGCTAAAACTGATATAAGTGTACTTAACCCCGCCGTACCGAGTAATCGTGAAGGATTAATAATTGCCACATTTTTGATTTTGGTTGCTATCCTGGGTAAAGTAATTACGGGGTTTACGGTTTTCGGCAATCCCAATCTCAATAAACTAGCAATTGGTGTGGGGATGATTCCCAGAGGGGAAGTTGGTTTAGTCTTTGCTGGTGTAGGTTCTGCCAGTGGGGCTTTATCGGAGGCAACAGAAGCAGCAATCATTGTGATGGTTATTGCAACTACTTTTATCGCTCCTCCTTTATTACGCTTGGTATTTAAAGAGAAAGAGACTATCGCTCAAGCAGTGGACAAAGTTGAAGAATAA
- a CDS encoding putative PilT protein, giving the protein MNQSRIFFDTNVLIYAHDRDSTFHRESALLLKSVFSRQVKGIIAEQNIIKLYRVLTNSVAMKGKSLTPLQATDLIAQTYRNGIFDIVYPNNFTMDKVMQLAVSGNVVSAKIFDIRLAALIIETNIDYFATYNVKHFKEIDGLNPLTPAQILTALS; this is encoded by the coding sequence ATGAATCAGAGCAGGATATTTTTTGATACTAACGTATTAATCTATGCTCATGACCGAGATTCAACTTTTCATAGAGAGTCGGCATTACTGCTTAAATCAGTTTTTTCTCGCCAAGTAAAAGGTATCATTGCAGAACAAAATATTATTAAACTGTACAGGGTTTTGACTAACTCTGTGGCGATGAAAGGAAAGTCTCTTACTCCATTACAAGCGACAGATTTAATTGCTCAAACTTATAGAAACGGAATTTTTGATATTGTTTATCCAAACAATTTTACTATGGATAAAGTAATGCAATTAGCAGTTAGTGGAAATGTTGTTTCAGCTAAAATTTTTGATATTCGTCTAGCTGCATTAATTATAGAAACAAATATTGATTATTTTGCTACTTACAACGTCAAACATTTTAAAGAAATCGATGGTTTAAATCCGTTGACTCCAGCGCAAATTTTAACGGCATTATCTTGA
- the acoB gene encoding pyruvate dehydrogenase E1 component beta subunit, which yields MAETLMFNALREATDEEMARDKTVFVLGEDVGHYGGSYKVTKDLYQKYGDLRLLDTPIAENSFCGLAVGAALTGLRPIIEGMNMGFLLLAFNQIANNAGMLRYTSGGNFTIPMVIRGPGGVGRQLGAEHSQRLEAYFHAVPGLKIVACSTAYNAKGLLKAAIRDENPVLFFEHVLLYNLKEDLPEDEYVLPLDKAEMVRKGKDVTILTYSRMRHHCTQALKAIEKQGYDPEIIDLISLKPFDMETISESVRKTHKVIIVEECMKTGGIGAELVALINEQLFDELDAPVIRLSSQDIPTPYNGGLERLTIVQPEQIAEAVEKIMTDRI from the coding sequence ATGGCTGAAACTTTAATGTTTAACGCTTTGAGAGAAGCGACTGACGAAGAAATGGCGAGAGATAAAACCGTTTTCGTCTTGGGTGAAGATGTTGGGCATTATGGTGGTTCTTATAAAGTCACCAAAGACCTTTATCAAAAGTATGGTGATTTACGTTTATTAGATACCCCTATTGCCGAAAATAGCTTTTGTGGTTTAGCCGTAGGTGCAGCCCTAACTGGATTACGTCCTATTATTGAAGGGATGAATATGGGCTTTTTGCTATTGGCATTTAATCAAATTGCTAATAATGCTGGTATGCTGCGTTATACCTCTGGTGGTAATTTTACAATTCCGATGGTCATTAGGGGCCCTGGAGGAGTTGGTAGGCAGTTGGGGGCGGAACATTCCCAAAGATTAGAAGCTTATTTTCATGCAGTACCAGGATTAAAAATTGTTGCCTGTTCTACAGCTTATAACGCTAAAGGTTTACTCAAAGCAGCTATTCGGGATGAAAACCCTGTGTTGTTTTTTGAACACGTTCTACTTTACAACCTCAAGGAAGATTTGCCAGAAGATGAGTATGTCTTACCTTTGGATAAAGCAGAAATGGTACGAAAAGGTAAAGATGTAACAATTTTGACCTATTCGCGGATGCGTCATCATTGTACTCAGGCTTTAAAAGCAATTGAGAAACAAGGTTATGATCCTGAAATTATCGATTTAATCTCCCTCAAGCCTTTTGACATGGAAACCATTAGTGAGTCGGTGCGTAAAACTCACAAGGTTATTATTGTTGAAGAATGTATGAAAACTGGGGGTATTGGTGCAGAATTAGTAGCTTTAATTAACGAGCAACTATTTGATGAGCTAGATGCGCCAGTGATCCGCTTATCCTCTCAGGATATTCCTACTCCCTATAATGGTGGGTTAGAAAGACTAACTATTGTACAACCAGAACAAATTGCTGAGGCGGTAGAGAAAATCATGACCGACAGGATTTAA